One Acutalibacter muris DNA window includes the following coding sequences:
- a CDS encoding zinc-dependent alcohol dehydrogenase family protein, with translation MKANYFIGNGSFELREVEMPHADPGEVVIKNMVCGVCGTDVHIKNGEPGSAEVNPPVVLGHEYSGEVIEVGEGVTSLKPGDHVTVDPNIYCGQCAHCRNGKKQLCENMQAVGVTRDGGFAQFSLVPEAQAFRLAPSVSFEAGAMAEPLACCLHGIDLAGIKPGQTVCIIGGGAIGLIMLQLAKLSGAARLILSEPNEKRREAARTLGADLTVDPTDPAAYEGVKGTADVVIECVGNNPAVRAAFDFAKKGATLVLFSVPKPEAQFPLPLFDVYKKELTIKGSFVNPDTHDRAVALINSGKVDFGPIITHRYHLSELSGAIEAQSGSESIKVVVMAQE, from the coding sequence ATGAAAGCAAATTACTTTATCGGAAACGGCAGCTTCGAGCTGCGTGAAGTGGAAATGCCCCACGCCGACCCGGGCGAGGTGGTCATAAAGAACATGGTCTGCGGCGTGTGCGGCACGGACGTGCACATCAAAAACGGCGAGCCCGGCTCCGCGGAAGTGAATCCCCCGGTGGTCCTGGGCCACGAGTATTCCGGGGAGGTCATAGAGGTGGGGGAGGGGGTAACCTCCCTTAAACCCGGCGACCATGTGACCGTGGACCCCAACATCTATTGCGGACAGTGCGCCCACTGCCGTAACGGCAAAAAGCAGCTCTGTGAAAATATGCAGGCCGTAGGCGTGACCAGGGACGGCGGCTTCGCCCAGTTCAGCCTTGTGCCCGAGGCCCAGGCCTTCCGCCTGGCCCCCAGTGTGAGCTTCGAGGCCGGGGCTATGGCTGAGCCCCTGGCCTGCTGCCTGCACGGCATAGACCTTGCCGGGATAAAGCCCGGCCAGACCGTCTGCATAATCGGCGGCGGGGCCATCGGCCTTATCATGCTCCAGCTTGCGAAGCTTTCCGGCGCTGCAAGGCTCATTCTCAGCGAGCCCAACGAAAAGCGCCGTGAAGCCGCAAGGACTCTGGGCGCGGACCTGACGGTGGATCCCACGGACCCGGCGGCCTATGAGGGCGTGAAGGGCACCGCCGATGTGGTGATAGAGTGCGTGGGCAATAACCCGGCGGTGAGGGCCGCCTTTGACTTCGCCAAGAAGGGAGCCACCCTGGTGCTCTTCAGCGTCCCCAAGCCCGAAGCCCAGTTCCCACTGCCCCTTTTCGACGTGTATAAAAAGGAGCTGACAATAAAGGGCTCCTTCGTGAACCCGGACACCCATGACCGGGCAGTGGCCCTTATCAACTCCGGCAAGGTGGATTTCGGGCCCATCATCACCCACCGCTACCACCTCTCCGAGCTCTCCGGGGCCATTGAGGCCCAGAGCGGGAGCGAGTCTATAAAGGTAGTGGTTATGGCGCAGGAATAA
- a CDS encoding SLOG family protein, with protein MGIQLIRHKTCCFTGHRSLDGADLEFLGEAVFDEVSLLYRFGFDTFLAGGALGFDTLAAREILRMKLLPDFSGLKLVLVLPYLGQESRWDPADRAMYDYIKRRADEVIYTGDVYAEGLLLRRDRYMVDHSAHCIAYLEQGRSRGGTLYTVRYARKNGVSVTNLWNGKD; from the coding sequence ATGGGCATACAGCTTATACGGCACAAAACCTGCTGCTTCACCGGGCACCGCTCCCTTGACGGGGCGGATTTGGAGTTCCTGGGAGAGGCGGTCTTCGACGAGGTCTCCCTGCTCTATAGGTTTGGCTTCGATACCTTTCTCGCGGGGGGCGCCCTGGGCTTTGACACCCTCGCCGCCCGGGAGATACTGCGCATGAAGCTCCTCCCTGACTTTTCCGGGCTGAAGCTGGTGCTGGTGCTGCCGTACCTGGGGCAGGAGTCCCGGTGGGACCCGGCGGACCGGGCCATGTACGACTATATCAAGCGCCGGGCCGACGAGGTCATCTATACCGGCGACGTGTACGCGGAGGGTCTGCTGCTGCGCCGGGACAGGTATATGGTGGACCACAGCGCCCACTGCATCGCCTATCTTGAACAGGGCCGAAGCCGGGGTGGCACCCTGTATACGGTGCGGTATGCCCGGAAAAATGGGGTCAGCGTGACGAATTTATGGAACGGCAAAGACTGA
- a CDS encoding spore maturation protein, translating into MEQIGAAALPVIIGVILLFGFLRGVDVFDAFVSGAKEGIHTTLGLLPTLIGLIVAVSMVRASGLLEVLCALCEPLAKTLGISTEVLPLALLRPISGSGSSAYTLSLLEQFGPDSETGKIASVLASSTETTFYAVTVYFGAVGCKKLRHTLPAALLGDCMAVALSVATVKFFSGF; encoded by the coding sequence ATGGAACAGATAGGCGCGGCGGCGCTGCCGGTGATAATCGGCGTTATCCTGCTGTTCGGCTTCCTCCGGGGCGTGGACGTGTTCGACGCCTTTGTGTCCGGGGCCAAGGAGGGCATACATACCACCCTGGGGCTGCTGCCCACTTTAATTGGGCTGATAGTGGCCGTAAGTATGGTCAGGGCTTCGGGGCTTTTAGAGGTTCTCTGCGCCCTCTGCGAGCCCTTGGCTAAAACCCTCGGTATCTCCACCGAGGTGCTGCCTTTAGCTCTTTTGCGGCCCATCTCCGGCAGCGGCTCCTCGGCCTATACCCTCTCCCTTTTAGAGCAGTTTGGTCCGGACAGCGAGACCGGCAAAATTGCCTCTGTGCTGGCCTCCTCCACAGAGACCACCTTCTATGCCGTCACCGTCTACTTTGGGGCGGTGGGGTGCAAAAAGCTGCGGCACACCCTGCCTGCGGCGCTTCTGGGGGACTGCATGGCCGTGGCGCTCTCGGTGGCGACGGTAAAATTCTTTTCGGGGTTTTGA
- a CDS encoding spore maturation protein A, which translates to MINYIWFGMIALSVVCAAVNGRLSELSSAVMDGAGDAVELSIFLLGSMCAWLGFLKIAERAGLTNLLARGFSPIIDRLFPDYRDDDGIKGKICMNVSANLLGLGNAATPLGLSAMKAMAEKSPGETPSRGMILFVVINTASLQLLPVNMAALRASCGSAAPFGVLPEIWLTSLGALITAVMACKLLERRSGGLG; encoded by the coding sequence GTGATAAACTATATCTGGTTCGGAATGATAGCCCTAAGCGTGGTTTGCGCCGCGGTCAACGGACGGCTTTCGGAGCTGTCCTCTGCGGTGATGGACGGCGCCGGGGACGCGGTGGAGCTGTCCATCTTTCTGCTGGGCAGTATGTGCGCTTGGCTGGGCTTTTTAAAAATAGCGGAGCGCGCTGGGCTTACAAATCTACTGGCCCGAGGCTTCTCCCCCATTATCGACCGGCTTTTCCCCGATTACAGGGACGACGATGGGATAAAGGGCAAGATATGTATGAACGTCTCCGCGAACCTTCTGGGGCTGGGCAACGCCGCCACTCCTCTGGGACTGTCGGCCATGAAGGCCATGGCCGAGAAGTCCCCCGGGGAAACGCCCAGCCGGGGCATGATCCTGTTCGTGGTGATAAACACTGCCTCCCTGCAATTACTGCCGGTAAATATGGCGGCCCTGCGGGCCTCCTGCGGCAGCGCCGCGCCCTTCGGGGTGCTGCCCGAGATATGGCTGACCTCTTTGGGGGCGCTTATCACGGCGGTGATGGCGTGCAAGCTGCTTGAGCGCCGGTCAGGGGGGCTTGGGTGA